In the Bifidobacterium catenulatum PV20-2 genome, one interval contains:
- the cas1c gene encoding type I-C CRISPR-associated endonuclease Cas1c encodes MRQLLNTLFVMTEDAYLALENDNVVIHQNDKTLAKVPLRSIEGIMCFSYKGASPALMGRCGKLGVSIAFYSPRGHYYCSVLGEENRNVLLRREQFRVADDEQKSLCYAKSFIVGKLYNAKWVLERTKRDHALRVNIDRLAEQSGKLSAALLEARKSLTVDELRGVEGLAAKDYFYAFDDLVLKNKDDFFFTNRSRRPPLDRLNALLSFCYSILTNDCIAALQGVGLDPYVGFMHTDRPGRASLALDLVEEFRPVLADRFVLTLVNTGAVKPGDFEIRENGGVLLSDSGRKKVLTAWQKKKSDQILHPFLQEKISWGLVPYVQALLLARSLRGDLDDYPPFMWK; translated from the coding sequence TGCTTTGGAGAACGATAATGTTGTGATTCATCAGAATGACAAGACCTTGGCGAAAGTGCCGTTACGGTCAATTGAGGGAATCATGTGTTTCTCATATAAGGGTGCTTCGCCTGCTCTTATGGGGCGCTGCGGCAAACTGGGCGTTTCTATAGCATTCTATTCACCGAGAGGTCATTATTACTGCTCCGTGTTAGGGGAGGAGAATCGTAATGTGCTACTTCGCCGTGAACAATTTCGAGTCGCGGATGACGAACAAAAATCTTTGTGTTACGCGAAATCTTTCATTGTTGGAAAACTTTACAATGCGAAATGGGTGCTCGAACGCACGAAACGTGATCATGCTTTGCGGGTAAATATTGACCGACTTGCTGAGCAGAGCGGCAAATTGTCGGCGGCATTGTTAGAAGCTCGGAAAAGCTTGACAGTTGATGAGTTGAGGGGTGTCGAAGGGCTTGCTGCCAAAGATTATTTCTACGCTTTTGACGATTTGGTTCTGAAGAATAAAGATGATTTCTTTTTCACCAATAGGTCGAGGAGGCCTCCGCTGGACAGACTAAATGCATTGTTGTCTTTTTGCTACTCCATATTGACGAATGATTGCATTGCGGCTTTGCAAGGCGTGGGGTTGGATCCGTATGTTGGTTTTATGCATACGGATCGGCCTGGGAGAGCCTCTCTGGCATTGGACCTGGTTGAAGAGTTTCGCCCGGTGTTGGCTGACCGCTTTGTGCTGACATTGGTTAATACAGGTGCTGTTAAGCCTGGGGATTTTGAAATACGGGAGAATGGTGGTGTGCTGCTGTCTGATTCCGGGCGGAAGAAAGTGCTTACGGCGTGGCAGAAAAAGAAGAGCGATCAGATTCTTCATCCGTTCCTGCAAGAAAAAATTTCGTGGGGGTTGGTTCCGTATGTGCAAGCGCTGCTGCTAGCTCGATCGTTGCGGGGTGATCTTGATGATTACCCGCCATTTATGTGGAAGTAA
- the cas2 gene encoding CRISPR-associated endonuclease Cas2, whose product MMVVVAYDVSTETPEGKRRLRLVAKICMKYGQRVQNSVFECSVSPSDYLVLVHDLLKIANADEDSLRFYKLGARYADRIEHYGRERSLPVNDVMMI is encoded by the coding sequence ATGATGGTTGTGGTTGCGTACGATGTGAGTACGGAAACCCCTGAGGGAAAGCGTCGTCTTCGTTTGGTGGCAAAGATATGCATGAAATACGGGCAGCGTGTGCAGAACAGTGTTTTCGAATGCTCGGTGAGTCCTTCCGATTATCTGGTTCTGGTGCACGATTTGCTGAAGATTGCCAATGCCGATGAGGACAGCCTGCGCTTTTATAAACTTGGCGCCCGATATGCGGATAGGATTGAGCATTATGGACGTGAACGGAGTTTGCCGGTTAATGATGTGATGATGATATAG